The following coding sequences lie in one Polyodon spathula isolate WHYD16114869_AA chromosome 37, ASM1765450v1, whole genome shotgun sequence genomic window:
- the LOC121304314 gene encoding transcobalamin-1-like, producing MAVGYVSVALAVLLQFSAWLPVSLQCSVSENQTGQVIRLLNIMVQSENSSAANGFAPNPSILLALRLASYHDNATERGMLGRLQADAVNRVQKGLTFSSGTVALYCMAMQACCADPSLTPAPGLKGGKKVLDMIKLLERKLKGEIENIDSKHVPLTNYYQVGLDILALCMMGKPVTSHSVQRLIAASDNGGFSQGKSYSVDTASIAVLALTCMRRSVKPHVSVILSLKIQNALNRLIKNILQETKSDGLIGNIYSTGLAMQALSVASTYNCSSTFQTVLEHVVSGSFENPMAASQVTPSLENRNYLELNKLDCKEFKKIPAVLPLPPAPPTAQQGVLTIHYTVEDGIHNIFKDHIDVKVPAGSSLLRVMEEAAKISPAKFSFTVVQSSWGPFVSSIQGLAGNTNDQTYWQFLSGSTALDQGVADYKPHDGEIIVAKFSKY from the exons ATGGCAGTGGGTTATGTGAGCGTGGCTCTGGCTGTTTTGCTGCAGTTCTCTGCTTGGCTCCCGGTCTCTCTGCAGTGCT ctgtctCAGAGAATCAGACTGGTCAGGTGATTCGGCTCCTCAATATTATGGTCCAATCAGAGAACAGCAGTGCTGCCAATGGCTTCGCCCCCAATCCCAGCATCCTCCTAGCTCTGCGTCTGGCCAGCTATCATGACAATGCCACAGAGAGAGGCATGCTGGGTAGACTGCAGGCTGATGCAGTGAACAGAGTCCAAAAAG GCCTCACCTTTTCCTCAGGCACCGTGGCTCTCTACTGTATGGCTATGCAGGCCTGCTGTGCGGACCCGTCTCTAACTCCAGCCCCAGGACTCAAAGGAGGGAAGAAAGTCCTGGACATGATAAAACTGCTGGAAAGAAAACTGAAGGGAGAAATAGAGAATATTG ATTCCAAACACGTCCCCCTCACAAACTATTATCAGGTGGGTCTTGACATACTGGCACTGTGCATGATGGGAAAACCAGTGACATCACACAGTGTGCAGCGTCTGATTGCAGCATCAGATAATGGAGGATTTTCACAAGGAAAGAGCTATTCAGTGG ACACAGCCTCGATTGCAGTTCTAGCCCTGACCTGCATGAGGCGCTCTGTCAAGCCCCATGTTTCTGTGATTCTGAGTCTCAAGATCCAGAATGCTCTAAATCGTCTGATCAAGAACATTCTCCAGGAGACAAAGAGTGACGGATTGATCGGGAACATCTACAGCACAGGACTGGCcatgcag gcccTGTCAGTCGCCTCCACCTACAACTGTTCTTCAACGTTCCAGACTGTTCTAGAGCATGTGGTTTCCGGATCCTTCGAGAATCCCATGGCTGCCTCTCAGGTCACTCCCTCGCTGGAGAACAGAAACTACCTGGAGCTGAACAAGCTAGACTGCAAGGAGTTTAAGA AGATCCCTGCTGTGTTGCCGCTGCCTCCAGCACCACCCACAGCCCAGCAGGGTGTACTGACCATACACTACACAGTGGAGGACGGCATTCACAACATCTTCAAGGACCACATTGATGTGAAGGTCCCTGCGGGGTCCTCACTGCTGCGGGTCATGGAGGAGGCGGCCAAGATATCGCCTGCAAAATTCAG TTTCACTGTGGTGCAGAGCAGCTGGGGTCCATTTGTCAGCAGTATCCAAGGTTTAGCTGGGAATACGAACGACCAAACATACTGGCAGTTTCTTTCTGGGAGTACCGCTTTGGATCAAG GAGTTGCTGACTATAAACCGCATGATGGAGAAATCATTGTGGCAAAGTTCTCTAAATATTAA